The following are encoded together in the Culex pipiens pallens isolate TS chromosome 1, TS_CPP_V2, whole genome shotgun sequence genome:
- the LOC120424239 gene encoding TBC1 domain family member 22B, with protein MNSSSDAAGSSTFWRNNSAARLPGRPTMATRMASGGNGGAGAGGGAGGGSSFQDYQESVSDAWDLGDDEFCIISGGVSVEAARISKKVSQSAALNVIKTHKNHKNVRVGTAAAVATTTTTMVESMDGMKISSRTGVDSDNDGNVVQRREQQQNHDGMNNVSDHRLRQRFHAYPGRPQPLKLSSNVASKDVECESKYEKFTNILEAPLLNLIALKEISWSGVPRRMRAVTWRLLAGYLPTSLERRNTLLERKRVDYRKLVQQYFHVDARDETQQDTYRQIHIDVPRMNPHVALFQQKLVQEMFERILFIWAIRHPASGYVQGINDLVTPFFIVFLQESVGADKDLEQCQLGDLSEEQRDIIEADSFWCLSKFLDCIQDNYIFAQLGIQEKVNQLKDLIQRIDGTLHRHLQAHGVDYLQFSFRWMNNLLTRELPLYCTIRLWDTYLAESDGFAVFQLYVCAAFLLHWRDQLLQERDFQGLMLLLQNLPTHNWTDSHIGVLVAEAFRLKFTYADTKKHLS; from the exons ATGAACAGCAGTAGCGACGCGGCCGGTTCGTCGACCTTTTGGCGGAACAATTCGGCAGCGCGACTTCCGGGTCGGCCCACGATGGCTACGCGGATGGCCTCCGGGGGAAACGGGGGAGCTGGAGCTGGAGGTGGCGCGGGGGGTGGAAGTTCGTTCCAGGACTACCAGGAATCGGTGAGCGACGCGTGGGATCTGGGGGACGACGAGTTTTGTATCATTTCGGGGGGAGTGTCGGTGGAGGCCGCGCGGATATCGAAGAAGGTGTCTCAGTCGGCGGCGTTGAACGTCATCAAGACACACAAGAATCACAAGAATGTGAGGGTCGgaacggcggcggcggtggcgacgacgacgacgaccatggTCGAGAGCATGGACGGAATGAAGATTAGCAGTCGGACCGGAGTGGACAGTGACAACGACGGGAATGTGGTTCAGCGAAGGGAGCAGCAGCAGAATCATGACGGAATGAACAATGTCAGCGATCATCGGCTGCGCCAACGGTTTCACGCTTACCCGGGCCGTCCACAGCCGTTGAAACTGTCCTCGAATGTGGCCTCGAAGGACGTCGAGTGCGAGTCCAAGTACGAAAAGTTTACCAATATCTTGGAGGCGCCGCTGTTGAATCTGATCGCCTTGAAGGAAATCAGCTGGTCGGGCGTTCCGCGCCGAATGCGTGCCGTCACGTGGCGTCTGCTGGCCGGTTACCTGCCGACGAGCCTAGAACGGCGAAACACTCTGCTGGAGCGAAAGCGAGTCGATTACCGGAAGCTCGTGCAGCAGTACTTCCACGTTGACGCCCGGGACGAAACGCAGCAGGACACGTACCGCCAGATTCACATCGACGTGCCGCGGATGAACCCGCACGTGGCGCTGTTCCAGCAGAAACTGGTCCAGGAGATGTTCGAGCGAATTTTGTTCATTTGGGCGATTCGCCACCCCGCGTCCGGCTACGTCCAGGGCATCAACGACCTGGTGACGCCGTTTTTTATCGTGTTTCTACAGGAATCCGTCGGAGCTG ACAAGGATCTGGAACAGTGCCAACTGGGTGACCTGTCCGAGGAGCAGCGCGACATCATCGAGGCGGACTCGTTCTGGTGTCTGTCCAAGTTCCTCGACTGCATCCAGGACAACTACATCTTCGCTCAGCTCGGCATCCAGGAGAAGGTGAACCAGCTGAAGGACCTAATTCAGCGAATCGACG GAACCCTCCACCGGCACCTGCAGGCCCACGGCGTCGACTATCTGCAGTTTTCGTTCCGCTGGATGAACAACCTGCTGACGCGCGAGCTGCCGCTGTACTGCACGATCCGCCTCTGGGACACGTACCTGGCCGAGTCGGACGGCTTCGCGGTGTTCCAGCTGTACGTGTGCGCCGCCTTTCTGCTGCACTGGCGCGACCAGCTGCTGCAGGAGCGGGACTTTCAG
- the LOC120424262 gene encoding puff-specific protein Bx42, whose translation MSLSSILPAPSNPIWDREDERRHKAASSSSGSNLGALVSAKIASPPYGQRKGWVPRTEADFGDGGAFPEIHVAQYPLGLGAPGNANKKSNALAVQLDQSGKVKYDAIARQGHAKDKIVYSNINQLLPAEVLSEDAEELQMPDQEALDEITENTRRALEKLTNQKIVSAMPVRAAEKQGPAQYIRYTPSQQGDAFNSGAKQRVIRMVEAQVDPMEPPRFRINKKIPRGPPSPPAPVLHSPTRKVTVKEQKEWKVPPCISNWKNAKGYTIPLDKRLAADGRGLQQVHINEKFAKMAEALYIADRKAREAVEARAQLEKKLAQKEKEKKEDMLRQMAQRAREERAGIRHPNEMAQAGPSGEGSSTSAEFREREEIRAERHRERARDRNLARAAPDKRSKLQRERERDISEQIALGMPAKSNLAGEAQFDQRLFNTSKGMDSGYGDDEAYNVYDKPWREAGTLGTHLYRPTKGADNDAYGADLDQIISTQRFVPDKEFSGTDRSAQAARQGPVQFEKEEDPFGLDQFLNMAKKAPKRKEDAMAGGSGSSSSNRDKDRKKRRD comes from the exons atgtCCCTGTCCAGTATATTGCCAGCGCCGTCCAACCCGATATGGGACCGCGAAGACGAGCGTCGCCACAAGGCTGCGTCCTCCAGCTCGGGCTCGAATTTGGGTGCGCTCGTAAGTGCGAAGATCGCATCGCCTCCGTATGGCCAGCGCAAGGGCTGGGTCCCCCGGACGGAGGCCGACTTTGGTGACGGGGGTGCCTTTCCGGAGATTCACGTCGCGCAGTACCCGCTGG GGTTGGGAGCTCCGGGGAATGCCAACAAGAAGTCGAATGCTTTGGCCGTCCAGCTGGACCAGAGTGGGAAGGTGAAGTACGATGCGATAGCCCGGCAGGGCCACGCCAAGGACAAGATTGTGTACTCCAACATAAACCAGCTGCTTCCGGCGGAGGTTTTGTCCGAGGATGCGGAAGAGCTGCAGATGCCGGACCAGGAAGCGCTTGATGAAATTACGGAAAACACTCGCCGGGCGCTGGAGAAGCTGACCAATCAGAAGATTGTGTCGGCGATGCCAGTGCGGGCTGCCGAGAAGCAAGGTCCGGCGCAGTACATCCGGTACACTCCGTCGCAGCAGGGCGATGCGTTCAATTCCGGGGCCAAGCAGCGCGTCATTCGGATGGTCGAGGCACAGGTCGATCCGATGGAACCACCGCGATTCCGCATCAACAAGAAGATTCCCCGGGGGCCACCGTCTCCGCCGGCACCGGTTCTTCACTCGCCGACGCGCAAGGTTACCGTGAAGGAGCAGAAAGAGTGGAAGGTTCCGCCGTGCATTTCAAACTGGAAGAACGCCAAAGGTTACACCATCCCACTGGATAAGCGTTTGGCCGCCGATGGTCGCGGACTGCAGCAGGTGCACATCAACGAAAAGTTCGCCAAAATGGCCGAAGCGTTGTACATTGCTGACCGGAAGGCACGTGAAGCTGTCGAGGCCCGTGCCCAGCTGGAGAAGAAGCTGGCCCAGAAAGAGAAGGAAAAGAAGGAAGACATGCTGCGGCAGATGGCTCAACGGGCCCGTGAGGAACGTGCCGGAATTCGTCATCCGAACGAAATGGCTCAAGCCGGTCCCAGCGGAGAAGGCAGCTCAACGTCGGCCGAGTTCCGCGAGCGTGAAGAAATTCGTGCCGAACGTCACCGGGAGCGTGCACGCGATCGCAACCTGGCCCGCGCCGCCCCTGACAAGCGATCCAAGCTGCAGCGTGAACGCGAGCGTGACATATCCGAGCAAATCGCACTTGGAATGCCGGCCAAGAGCAACCTGGCCGGTGAAGCCCAGTTCGACCAGCGTCTGTTCAACACTTCCAAGGGCATGGACTCGGGCTACGGCGATGACGAGGCGTACAACGTGTACGACAAACCGTGGCGCGAAGCCGGAACACTCGGCACGCATCTGTATCGGCCCACCAAGGGCGCCGACAATGACGCGTACGGGGCCGACCTGGACCAGATCATCAGCACGCAGCGCTTCGTGCCGGACAAGGAATTTAGCGGTACGGATCGGTCGGCGCAGGCCGCACGCCAGGGACCGGTGCAGTTCGAGAAGGAGGAGGATCCGTTCGGTCTGGACCAGTTCTTGAACATGGCCAAGAAGGCGCCGAAGCGCAAGGAGGACGCCATGGCCGGGGGCagcggaagcagcagcagcaatcgcGACAAGGACCGTAAGAAGCGGAGAGATTAA
- the LOC120424272 gene encoding zinc finger protein GLI3-like, translated as MIRYSPNSLVSLVKASRSSSTSGSYGHLSDSALGPALFAGSTRTSSAYSQHVPASPSASAGTFFGQVAVTRQEADSTSNALQKTSRVIREPAPHVLMHKTSPSNGSAMFEVCCKAYSQLKNLKTHLRSHTGEKPYTGEYPGCSKAFNNVSDHAKHQNRT; from the exons ATGATTCGGTACTCGCCAAACTCGTTGGTCTCGCTGGTGAAAGCTTCTCGTAGCAGCAGTACTAGCGGCTCGTACGGACATCTGTCGGATAGTGCGCTGGGACCGGCGCTTTTTGCCGGGTCTACCCGGACATCATCTGCCTACAGCCAGCATGTTCCCGCTTCACCATCCGCCTCAGCTGGGACATTTTTTGGCCAAGTCGCAG TGACACGACAAGAGGCGGACAGCACAAGCAATGCTCTGCAGAAGACATCCCGCGTTATACGTGAACCAGCCCCGCACGTCCTAATGCACAAGACAAGTCCTTCGAACGGGTCGGCCATG TTTGAAGTTTGCTGCAAAGCATACTCCCAGCTTAAGAACCTCAAAACCCATCTGCGATCACACACCGGCGAAAAGCCGTACACCGGCGAGTATCCGGGTTGTAGCAAGGCGTTCAACAACGTGTCCGATCATGCAAAACACCAGAACCGCACCTAA
- the LOC120424273 gene encoding uncharacterized protein LOC120424273: protein MSISALTARLMDDCDGGSMQLGSLEVDPAWPYADEDLESPICHLSCGKLLTSVVRPQRQLVLAYRKYSESVQEPRHDSVIAPRQGQLPDDGWEFYDVCRCRETPTR from the exons ATGTCGATCTCGGCGCTTACTGCTAGGCTGATGGACGATTGCGACGGTGGCAGCATGCAGCTGGGCAGTCTCGAAGTTGATCCGGCTTGGCCGTACGCGGACGAGGATTTGGAG TCGCCGATCTGCCATTTGTCCTGCGGGAAATTGTTGACCTCGGTGGTCCGGCCACAGCGACAGCTGGTGCTCGCCTACCGGAAGTACTCGGAATCGGTTCAAGAACCAAGGCACGACTCCGTCATCGCCCCTCGCCAAGGACAACTGCCAGACGACGGATGGGAGTTTTACGACGTCTGCCGCTGTCGTGAAACACCAACACGATGA
- the LOC120424264 gene encoding ran-binding protein 3, with translation MANVERDNNMMNEEQESSQSNSSNGSGATPQQNQSSFQLKSSILRQPATFGSGAGAGGGLFGSGSSASSVTAAAGGGFNLKPSVLKPSHFGGSAFQNNSSGSNSFGSNPFLKTQQSEEDPESEASAQQAPETSSDGTAKNDKDEGGSDPLTALNRSTLPKSNLFANVKSISENKGFVFGQNVHERVTGGENIDVSATPTAGLSFSSTVATTTTTTNNSNDSSSSNSTTPASTAASAAAGSTGNNGEKPESTGGNAEESLEEAARRYEESRGALKRKFDEVETITGEEDERNVAELNCKLFAFAKSNWEERGHGTLRLNDSDGSKESRVVFRQAGNLRVLINTKVWSGMTADQSSQKSLRLTAMDNNGQVKVFLVMSRPDVIGKLHKELTKRIETAKELAAVAGEDHDDDDSKENNDENVSAAAAVKPSEDDEHATPPVVVVVGDGAGDDEPPSAKKRLSAAASP, from the exons ATGGCGAATGTTGAGC GGGACAACAACATGATGAACGAAGAGCAGGAATCGTCCCAGTCGAACAGTTCGAACGGTTCCGGAGCGACTCCGCAGCAGAACCAGTCCAGCTTTCAGCTCAAGTCGAGTATTCTGCGGCAGCCTGCTACGTTCGGTTCCGGAGCGGGTGCTGGGGGAGGATTGTTTGGCAGTGGTTCGTCGGCGTCGTCGGTGACGGCCGCAGCCGGGGGAGGTTTCAATCTGAAGCCCAGTGTGTTGAAGCCGTCGCACTTTGGCGGGTCGGCCTTCCAGAACAACAGCAGCGGCAGCAACAGTTTCGGCTCGAATCCATTCCTGAAAACGCAGCAAAGCGAGGAGGATCCGGAATCGGAAGCTTCGGCCCAGCAGGCGCCGGAAACGTCGTCGGATGGGACGGCCAAAAACGATAAGGATGAAGGCGGTTCGGATCCGTTGACCGCGTTGAACCGCTCGACGCTGCCCAAGTCGAATCTGTTTGCGAACGTGAAATCCATCAGCGAAAACAAGGGCTTCGTGTTTGGCCAGAATGTCCACGAGCGGGTCACCGGCGGTGAAAACATTGACGTGTCCGCCACTCCGACGGCCGGGCTATCCTTTTCTAGTACGGTGGCCacgacgacgaccaccaccaacaaCAGCAACGATTCGTCCTCCTCCAACTCGACGACGCCGGCCTCGACAGCTGCCTCCGCTGCAGCAGGTTCCACCGGAAACAACGGCGAGAAGCCGGAATCGACCGGCGGTAACGCTGAGGAAAGCCTGGAAGAAGCGGCCCGTCGGTACGAGGAAAGCCGAGGCGCCCTCAAGCGAAAGTTCGACGAAGTCGAAACAATCACCGGCGAAGAGGACGAACGGAACGTGGCCGAGCTGAACTGCAAGCTGTTTGCGTTCGCCAAAAGCAACTGGGAGGAGCGCGGCCACGGTACGCTTCGCCTCAACGACTCGGATGGCAGCAAAGAGTCGCGGGTGGTGTTCCGGCAGGCCGGCAACCTGCGAGTCTTGATCAATACCAAG GTTTGGTCCGGAATGACTGCCGACCAGTCCAGCCAGAAGAGCCTGCGCCTCACCGCCATGGACAACAACGGCCAGGTTAAAGTGTTCCTTGTGATG TCCCGTCCGGATGTGATCGGCAAGCTGCACAAAGAGCTCACCAAGCGCATCGAGACGGCGAAGGAGTTGGCCGCGGTCGCCGGCGAagaccacgacgacgacgacagcaAAGAGAACAACGACGAAAACGTGAGCGCCGCTGCGGCGGTCAAACCCAGCGAAGACGACGAGCACGCCACGCCGCCCGTTGTGGTCGTGGTGGGAGATGGTGCCGGCGACGACGAACCGCCCAGCGCCAAGAAACGGCTCAGCGCGGCTGCTTCGCCCTAA